CCCCGGATGATCCTGCGCTCTACCTGTCGCGGTTAGATCTGGGCGGCATATCTCCGTGATGCCCGATGCCGACCTCCGGAGGGCTCTCCTCGATGGTGCGAGCCTCAAGGGCGCGAACCTCAGTCGCGCACACCTGCAGGAGGCCAGTCTGCGCCGAGCTGACGTTCGCGGCGCGGATCTGCGTGGCACCGGCCTCAGTGCCGAAGCGCGCCGTGAACTGGGAATTCTCGACGACGATCGAAGCCCGTGACAGGAGCCCGCCTATCCGTCCTCTCGCATCGCAGAGCGTTCCGGCGTGCCTGGAGTCGAACCCGGGAAGTGCGGAACGGGCAAGGGAAGCTTGTGCCCGCTGTTCGGCGCAGGCTCCCCCTGCATGGTTGACGTGCGCGGTCGGTGTCGGGCGATCATGATTCATGACTCGCGCTCTGTCGACACCGCCCGTCATCACCGCCGGCTTGCTCGCCAACTCTCCCCAACCCGTGCTCCCCGCCACCGGGGGCTTACAGCTGCGCCCCTGGGAGAAATCCAACGCACCCGCTTTCCTGTCTGCCTACCGGGACGGTGAGATCCGCCGCTGGCACACGCGTCGCCCCTCTTCCCAGGCTCAGGTGCGGGAATGGTT
This genomic window from Streptomyces sp. DG2A-72 contains:
- a CDS encoding pentapeptide repeat-containing protein → MPDADLRRALLDGASLKGANLSRAHLQEASLRRADVRGADLRGTGLSAEARRELGILDDDRSP